The genomic region acattgattcacatttaaatttacaatatcaaatccagactaatcaaaaaagaaaagtagactaagtgaggacgagttagaaaaacgggttcatttctcctatgtttatgtttacacgttttgttcagactgctttacaccccaatccagtgggtggcggtaatgcccccattagacccctttcactgacgtcacccgaaaccggaagtaaacaaaccctgcgccacattggaagaccataaactcgtgatttgggggaaataaaggcagcgcgcggtatgtgaacccacgaggcacttggttcatcataaacctacaatggtaaactttttgtgctgtgttagggttctaacaaagctgatgggaaagaagtctttctacagaataccagctgtgattgagacacaagcaaaccaaggagctttctgccgggagacagagagaggatttagctgctttatgcagagcggatctgaatacttcaagtctattttgttactggtaagtcactaggctagagtgttgtagaacattttttaaaatgtttactgaataaaaacatccttaattttatcaaatattctctactctatatttcatttctttcttttgttttaattttcctccctccatccctctttggattttaaatatagtttttccccatgtccaaataatgaggtagggtggcatttagaaacccatagcctactgctgactttctttatcaatgctgcatcaaattaattttggttatgtttttctgtttccatgtacaggtctgcgccgcaggaggaataggccacaattataaataaatcataaaatgtttctaagaacttgttcaagtgtgttctgttccttataaatgttaaaagttatgcctcattagatagcttgacaaacattaggagaggtgcattgttgcatgcatttttatatcctgttgtacattaaacaggacgtagcctacgcacattgatataaattaagtttcactttcatggttgaagtatgcatgtgtgtgttcatcctaggcaagagccccgatgctttattgttagctagtttaatttagcctgttttgcttaatttgtagccttcctgttgtacataaaacaggaagtaaagttggatgaatcatcgccgaaaattcaactataaatcgaccgaaatacgtagttgaataaagggtgaaagggggtctattctctgtcaggcaccatccacttttcaacgtcgtttcaacggaaactcgtatgagcaaagcggtgttgaatcaacgtcggtgatcgacggtgattcgacggcgtataggtcgaagaacatgccgatgattccacgtcgaatcaacgaccctctgctatctgggaatgGCGATGAGCACATAGACAGTgtacacacacaggcctctaacttaCTATAAACGGCCACTGACACAGACAggaagcgcgcgcacacacacacacccctctaacTAAAACGGCCATGGACGTAGACgatgtacagacacacacacaggcctctaactaAAACCACCATGAATGTAGACAATGTGCACACGCAGGCCTCTAACTGCCACTGACAcagacaggacacacacacacaggcctctaacttaaACGGCCATTGACACAGACAGTGTATACACACGGTTGTTAAAAATCCTGCATATCACTACTCTATACTCTTTCTTTATGCAATGACAACTTTTGCAAAACCGTGATGTAGAGAGGGGTGAAGAACAACGGCGAGAACTAACTGCGAGTATTCTCATACCATGTATTTCTTAAAATTTGAGTCACTGTCTAGCAGCTCATCGAAATCGTCAAGGTCCTGTGCTGAGGTTAAGGGAATTTTCTGGTCGTATTCTCGCCGTTGTTCTTCACCCCTCTCTACATCACGGTTTTGCAAAAGTTGTTGAAGAAGGGCCATGATGTGATCAACCTTGAGGTGCAGCTCCCCTTGCTGCTCCAAAATCAATCTTTCGACAGCTGATggggaagtgcaaaatacaaaagtgcaatataccTTTAAAGTGGCATTCCAGGGTAAAGTAACACTGACAGGgaagaaagaaaatattttctaTGCCCCTGTGGGTTAGTGATTGCATTTATGCATCATGCATGAAATGGCAAAATGTTTGCAATTTCGTTGTGTGCGCTGTGAGCTGTGTCACAATGACAAAAATGGGACTTTGACTTCAATCATACAGCACTCTGTGACCTTTAACAACAATATTAAAACAGATTTGTTCTCAAAACTTACCAGTACAGGTAGCTGGAATCAGCTGGTGGGTTTGAGGAAGGCGGGTTTGGGGACGCCAGGGGATTTCAGTCAGGCAGGTTTGGGGACGCCGAGGAATTTCAGTCAGGCAGGTTTGCTGTTGATCAGTGTGGTGCAGTGGTCCTTCAGCCTCCATATCACTGAGGCAAGTTACTGTTGAGACTTGGGGATGTGAAGGGGTGGCAAATGTTAATGAACATGGTAATGTTAAAGTTTTATAGTTAGGTTTTATAGTTTGTCTGCACAGAAGCTTGACGAAGAGGTTTTTGAATCCCATCTTTTGATCGGCTGTCAAAATGGTCTAACAAGTTTATGAAACAACAAATGAAGTTGCATTGGAAGCTGGCTTGTGGTCACCACAGCGTGGCTTTCTATAGGATTTTTTGGGATGGAACCAGTTGCAGGATTTCAATCACGTTTTGATGAGGCCACTGTAGAGGTCTATTTCTAAGGACAGCCTAATGCTTGGAATCTATGAAAGATACTTACGTTCAGTGTAAGTTGGCTCTTCTCTTGGTCTTGCAATTTTCAAAGGTAAAGGGGGAGGTCTTCTTAGGTGTTCAGGATCATCCTCCTCCTcagatagtgatgatgatgactcTCTGAGCCGTCTTGGTCTATACATTTACAAAAATTAGCACTTTCTTCACATACAAGTATTTGATATACAGACAATATctaatttaatttaaataaaagaaATGGGCTCACCTTTTACATTCTCTAACTGGATTCTCCTGCATTTCAACATCTGTATTTAAGTCTGACGTGATGCATGCTTTGTCCCACTTGGACTGGATAGTTTGAATGGAGTCTGTGAACAACATATCATTATAAGCCTATAAtaccagagcaaaaaaaaaaaaaccctagcatTTAACAAAATTACTGTCTCTGCTATCATCTTCTCAAGCATCACCTCTGACAAAAAGGCTTTTTACAATGACTAGATACACAATTCCACTGAGGTGCTGTTTACAGATATTTGGATATCTATAAAAATTGATCTTTATGTGGTTGTGTTTTAGCATTGAGATGTAACAGTCTTTTGGATGCTTTACTGTTATGATCCAAGATGGCGGTGCGCACACACGCagtggctcctctctgtcccgacagaatggtgtttttgtgttttttgtgttttaaaacagtgtgtatctgttcatctttgtcgcgtccattagtctcaaggcgcacatactcctgtgagtttctgctcgacatccacagaactttattcacggatataaatccagcggacgcggaagcgctatgcggctacggtttgctccggaggcctgctcaaccaccgacccccactcctgcatccagcccgcagtggaagcgccacaggcggaacatgcggaagcagaagagaggcaaacGCGGAGGTGTCCGAGCTAGGCTAGTGGCTAGCCCTCACCGTCCGGCTATCCCTTCCATcattctggccaacgtacgctcgctggacaacaagctggattatgtccgcctgctccactcatcttttaagtctgtgagtgagtgttgtgtccttgtgtttgtggaaacatggcttaacgacagtgtcccggactgtgccattcagctagcccggctaatatgctaccggtcagacagagcactagtcgagggggggaagactcgtggcggaggactctgtgtttacatcagtgatgcctggtgccgtgatgctgttgtgatctgcaaacactgctcacctctggtggagtttatgattattaattgCCGgccacctgtgatgacctggcgacttgtccagggtgtaccccgcctttcgcccatagtcagctgggataggctccagcttgcctgcgaccctgtagaaggataaagcggctagagataatgagatgagatgaagtgccggccattctatctgccgagggaatttacagccatattgctggtagcattatacatccctcccggctccaataacaacaggagtgaagcactgagtgaactctatcagcagatcagtgagcagcagacagcccacccagatgctttcctcatcctggctggggatttcaaccatgcaaaccccaaaagcgtgtttccaaaactctatggacatatcaactttcctacacgtggaaacaatactctggacaatgtttacaccatgcataaagatgcctacaaagccctaccccttcctcaccttggggcctcagatcactccactgttatgctaatgccagcatacaggccgctggttaaagtcatcaaaccagctaaaaagcagatacgtgtgtggccagaggggtcctcagaggcactccaggactgtttttccaccactgactggaacaTGTTTAGACaggtggccacctacaacaacaccacagatctccaggaatacatggagaccgtcactgcctacatgaggaagtgcacggACGAGGTTACGGTCATCAGAACTGTCTCCATTcgagccaatcagaagccatggctgacaggggaagtctataggctcctgtgggctcggaacaccgccttcagagctggggacgaggtaggcctgaggacagctagggccaacctgtcacgaggcatcagggtggccaagagacagtattccaggcacattgctgaccatttcaacgacagcagagacaccaggaacctgtggcgggggattcagaccatcacagactacaagccctcgccacagacctgtgacaactccacatctctgctgaatcagttgaacgacttcttcgctcactttgaggcagacaacagcaccacggcacagaagaccccaccacctcccggcgaccaggtgttgacactgtccccagacagcgtgaggagagctctcaggatgacaaatgcacggaaagccccgggtcctgataacattcctggtcgtgtcctgagagactgtgctgaggagctcacagatgtctttacagacatcttcaacatctcgttgagccaggctgttgtccccatgtgcctcaaaaccactaccatcatcccagtcccgaagaagccgtctccctcctgcttcaatgactactgcgctgtcgcactcactcccatcctcatgaagtgcttcgagcggctagtcatgaggcatatcaagtctgccctcccccctgccctggatcctttccagtttgcatatcagtccaaccgttcgaccgatgacgccatctccactgccctccactcagccctcacccacctggagacaaaagactcatatgtcagaatgctgttcatagactttagctcagcattcaacacaatcattcctcagcagctcattcacaacctggaccagctgggactcaacacctccctgtgcaactggctgctggacttcctgacgggaagaccacagtctgtacgggtcggcagcaactcctccagcaccatcacactaaacacgggggccccccaaggatatgtgctaagccccctcctcttcactttgctgacccactactgcacaccaacatccagctcaaatctcttcattaagtttgcgaatgacacgactgtggtgggtctcatcaacaatggcgatgagacaatctacaggagtgaggtgagccgcttggccatgtggtgcaaggacaacaatctccgtctgaacatggagaagatgaaggagattgttgtggacttcaggagagagcacacccagcatgctccactaactatcgacggtgctgcagtggagagggtgagcagcaccaagtttctgggtgtgtacatctctgaagacctgtcctggaacaacaacaccacatcactggtcaaaaaagcccaacagcatctgtacttcctctgcaaagtgaggagagcaagagtcccggcccccatcatacacacattctacagaggcaccatcaagaacatcctgaccagctgcatcaccgtgtggtacagtgcctgcaccgtgtcctgctgcaagactctacagcgcatcgtgagagcagctgagaggatcattggtgtccctctcccttctcttatggatatatataactcccgcctcacccgcaaagccatcaggatcacAGGtggccccacccacccatctcacagcctcttcagcctgctgccgtcggggaggagactgtggagtctccgggccaaaaccagcaggctcaagaacagtttctttcaccaggtggtcaggaggctcaactccctccctgttctgcccctcctccccctctgccccctgccacagattctgctcgcacaacccccttcagcatctgacatgtcatcctcacagtttcccccccaacacatacacacatacatacagtggggcaaaaaagtatttagtcagtcaccagttgtgcaagttctcccacttaaaaagatgagagaggcctgtaattttcatcataggtatacctcaactatgagagacaaaatgagaaaaaaaaaatccagaaaatcacattgtctgatttttaaagaatttatttgcaaattatggtggaaaataagtatttggtcaataacaaaagttcatctcaatactttgttatataccatttgttggcaatgacagaggtcaaatgttttctgtaagtcttcacgaggttttcacacactgttactcgtattttggcccattcctccatgcagatctcctctagaacagtgatgttttggggtggtcgctgggcaacatggactttcaactccctccaaagattttctatggggttgagatctggagactggctaggccactccaggaccgtgAAATGCTTCTCACGAagtcactccttcgttgcccgggcggtgtgtttgggatcattgtcatgctgaaagactcagacatgtttcatcttcaatgcccttgctgatggaaggaggttttcactcaaaatctcatgatacatggccccattcattctttcctttacacggatcagtcgtcctggtccctttgcagaaaaacagccccaaagcatgatgtttccacccccatgcttcacagtaggtatggtgttctttggatgcaactcagcattctttctcctccaaacacgacaagttgagtttttaccaaaaagttctattttggtttcatctgaccatatgacattctcccaatcctcttctggatcatccaaatgctctgtagcaaacttcagacgggcctggacatgcaccagtactggcttaagcagggggacacgtctggcactgcaggatttgagtccctggcggcgtagtgcgttactgatggtagcctttgttactttggtcccagctctctgcaggtcattcactaggtccccccgtgtggttctaggatttttgctcaccattcttgtgatcattttgaccccatggggtgagatcttgtgtggagccccagattgagggagattatcagtggtcttgtatgtcttccattttctaataattgctcctacagttgatttcttcacaccaagctgcttacctattgcagattcagtcttcccaacctgctgcaggtctacaattttgtttctggtgtcctttgacagctctttggtcttggccatagtggagtttggagtgtgactgtttgaggttgtggacaggtgtcttttatactgataatgagttcaaacaggtgccattaatataagcaatgagtggaggacagaggagcctcttaaagttgttgttacaggtctgtgagagccagaaatcttgcttgtttgtaggtgaccaaatacttattttaccgaggaatttaccaattaattcattaaaaatcctacaatgtgatttcctggattctttccccccattctgtctctcatagttgaagtgtacctatgatgaaaattacaggcctctctcatctttttaagtgggagaacttgcacaattggtggctgactaaatacttttttgccccactgtacatctcatcgttcattaacacactgaactcagggaccacacatctcactttacctcactcatttgcactattccgcactacctcaccttaacagctgctagtttgtttattctgcttatttcatgtttacctgctatacctcaagtgcccttgactgtttggttatttgtaccaatttatgtgtgtgtgtgtgtgtgtatatatgagtgtttagtctagttcatatctagagtgtttatactgtttttatattgtctgtttgagtgtttagtctgtcttgttcttatctagtgtttatactgtttatttatactgtttatattgtttgagtgtttagtctatgtctagttcctatctagagtgtttatattgtttatattgtttgttttttttcaattattccatttttatttattgcattgccagtttgcaccatgggtcagagaggactgatatttcatctgtgctgtatgtcgagcatgtatagcatatttgacaaagttgacttgacttgacttgacttattaccTGATTCATACAGTACACGAGCGCGGAACTGCCTCCACCCCTTTTGCTGGGTCTGGCATGACCCTGTTCTAAACTGCTCTTAGGATCTGAAATTGGTCCTTATATGGCGGCCACCATGCCAGGCCACCTGAAAACCATTCCTTGGCCACCAGGCCGGTTTGGTTGTCGTCCTCAAACACAACAATCAAGTACATGCTGCACCTACTAGGAAACAGGACAGTAAAATGGTGGTAGTCCATTCACAGACATATcgctagtgtgtatacatgttgcaTCATACTTTGCTAATTCTTAGATGGCATATATTTGCCTATTGTTTCTTTTTACTGTGAGGGTTATTACACTGCAGGCCGTCTCATGCTACACTGTTTCGTGGAATTACTGACAAAcagtacacacagacacacaatccTCTAACCTAAATGGCCATGGACACATACATAgtgtacacactcacacagacctCTAACTTAAATGGCCACTCACATatacagtgcacacacacacacaggccttgaACTTGAACGGCCACTGACACAGACAGTACATgcacacacaggcctctaacttaaACGGCCATGGACACAGAGACAGTAaacacacaggcctctaacttaaacggccattgacacgcacacagtgcacacacacacaggcctctaacttaaATGGCCATTGAAAcatacagtgcacacacacacacacacacacacacacacacacacacacaggcctcaaaCTTTAATGGCCATTGACACAGATACAGCAGAAACAAGCAGCCAATAGGTCAGTTAGTATGTAAGAGTGGAAAAGCAACAAATTGTCTGCGATGAGGCATCAGGAAAACCTTCCTTTGAACCAGTTCAACTCGGCAGTAGTGTGTTGTATCCATCAGTCCATGTACAACATATATGCCAAATGTGGAGGAAGATGTGGGGTATTGAAAGAAGGACTCCTGCTGGGCAAAGTTTGAGTAGACCAGATATACCTCTTTATTCTCAACAATTATATTCCTAATCTTTGCAACCTTTCCTTGAATGTAGATATAACTGTTGGCTTGGTCCAATTTTAATGTAAAGTGTTCAGTTCTGTATTGTAAGTACTGCTGTGCACAGCTAAAAGAGGCTGGCACAGGTCCGTCTGTGTTCTCTCTCTTAACACCTAAATGTGTCACTTTCTGTGGTCGAAGAGGTCCTCTCTCAGACAGCCTCATCACAACTTGTGAGCAGGGAAGCTCAGGCTTTCTCACTAGTCGCTTCAGGTATTGCATGAAATTTTcgaatttgaatgcactgaaggAGTCCAGAGTACCATGAACTTCTGCATCTTGTGCAAGGTGTATAAGGTTATGCACATTGTATGACAGGTACATCTCCCCATACAACTCCCTGAAATGCTGGACGAAAAGCAACAAAGCATAATTTGCATACTCTCTGTAGGTATCCAACAGTTCCTCGCTAGACAGTATGAGCATTCCAAGAAACAGCAACAGGAAATGTTGATACACAGACATATGCAAAAAGTCCTTCAGAAGAACAGGAccagtatagagatcttgcagtcacgtgaccggaaagtacacagctgccatcttgtcggtaaaaaacaccgctgaatactgctgcactcatttacaaaatggataaatttcaaccgatggactacatggctcatttttctaatgaacagataactagatatatgtctaaaataaacgacctacagattagtgacccttatcgcttaccggacgtagttttcatgaccgtgtcagtggatattgaactgccagaggtggaataccaggggcgtgtttagcctatttttgggggtgctcaagcacccccaaaaacgagctcagcaccccctagctcagcaccttcaaaaacactgcttttggacgtaattttcagaaataagtgcccttgcgcactgcacaatgattgtgtgcgcgggcgtgtgtgtgttcttgaattcatctgttacgtgatagttctatgagcagtaaaatacctctcctccttgtgtcccctctgattgggttgcctgtccgcgcgagtgcttgctacgacatggagttttttttaactggattccacgccgatgagaaactcgaagtagcacctcagtattactggcatagcaagatgtgaaggtacggactgtcttgtttagttaaaaatataacgtaaaaatttgtgtcagtggtaaatgtgtagatatcatagtttattgggtcagcttctgttaaaacattgcataagtctagtcttgtctagtctagtcttcttgtctagttaagtctagtctaaatgtggaataaacgtggaaacactgtcgttcaagccaggtgcctctgtcagctctgggggctaagcacccccaaagatcagatgctagaatcgcccctgtggaatacccagacatgtataattacctcattaactttccctcgctgttcagtggtgaagcactgcgtgcttataaatctctggacagttatctttacagaaattcaggatttgtcagccaccctcagatgtggcatcttggaaacaagaaaataacaatcctcattggacgggtaagtcacttaagtattactagtactgatactagatatatcagtagtatctagtatagcactgaccagctgattatagaatagaataaggtaattccagctgtaattccaaatcgtccgtcttgtttaccatggatctggcgttggagagatagaggcttggcagtggacatttgagtggctgttttctgagcttagtcaacaggccggctctgcagcctcgcttttgcttcttctcccgacaccgcctccgcctgccagacccgataacaatccacggagaccccgctggcctcgctatctcgtctggaatgttgtgcatgtgatggaaatcgctacaaaccgtcattttctgctggaaaccaatgtccagtaagtccatacggttgtagtggatattgaagtccggtacagacgaacaacacgcaaaaatacacacaaaaaaacataaaaaaacgtgcacaggtagggagagcttgtagccgcagccgttgtagtagaattgtatatagtcaaatcaaatcaaatcaaatcaagtttatttgtacagcgcttttaacaataaacattgtggcaaagcagctttacagaatttgaacgacttaaaacatgagctaattttatccctaatctatccccaatgagcaagcctgtggcgacggtggcaaggaaaaactccctcagacgacatgaggaagaaacctcgagaggaaccagactcaaaagggaacccatcctcatttgggcaacaacagacagcctgactataatattagcagttttaacaggtataaccctcaactgtcctcatggggccgtccttcacaggagtggggcgataaaactccgaccagacacagggcaccaggatggatcaagcaggtccgaggggcagaagaggccagcatctcaatcccaggatcaacatgtaactcagagggacagatggggggggggggggggggggggggggggaagagagagagagaaagaaaacacgttgttagatatgccctaaaaatgacaagtattaaatctgtgtggtaggctcgcagagacgagagtctttacatcaggcataacacacaatggcatgttaatatggtaaaaaatatcatgacctgctctggctggatgcttgattgggtgatgggagcacactcctcagcaatgat from Neoarius graeffei isolate fNeoGra1 chromosome 24, fNeoGra1.pri, whole genome shotgun sequence harbors:
- the LOC132872352 gene encoding uncharacterized protein LOC132872352, producing the protein MSEDVPDIPVDVCELEDGFSDEDISMEIEEIDSDGSSWDSGDDSIQTIQSKWDKACITSDLNTDVEMQENPVRECKRPRRLRESSSSLSEEEDDPEHLRRPPPLPLKIARPREEPTYTELSTVTCLSDMEAEGPLHHTDQQQTCLTEIPRRPQTCLTEIPWRPQTRLPQTHQLIPATCTAVERLILEQQGELHLKVDHIMALLQQLLQNRDVERGEEQRREYDQKIPLTSAQDLDDFDELLDSDSNFKKYMWQLEACVCTLSTFMVVLVRGLCVCLYIVYVHGRFS